The following nucleotide sequence is from Candidatus Obscuribacterales bacterium.
AATCAGGGAATCCCTCCTATCTATGAAGATGGCTTAGAGGATCTGCTCAAGAAAAATATTGGTCAGTCCTTGTCGGCTACGACCAACCTGCGTCAAGCGGTTCTAGATACAGATATTTCGCTGATTGCTGTTGGCACACCGTTTGATGGTAATGAGATTGATCTCAAATACATCAAGACTGTGGCGCGGCAAATTGGAGAAGTCATCAAGGACAAGACTACATATCACACCGTTGTTGTGAAAAGTACCGTGGTTCCAGGCACCACCGATGAGGTTGTGCTGCCGATTCTAGAAGAAGCTTCCGGCAAAAAAGCTGGTGTGGATTTTGGGGTGGGCATGAATCCTGAGTTTCTCAAGGAAGGGGAAGCGATCGAAGACTTTATGTATCCCGATCGCATTGTCTACGGTGGTGTCAACGATAAGAGCATCCAGGTTTTACAAGAGCTCTATGCGGTGTTTGAGGGGGTAGATCAGTTGGCCACCAACTGCCGCACCGCCGAGATGATCAAGTACACGGCTAACTCTCTGTTGGCTACAATGATTTCCTTCTCAAACGAGATTGCCAATCTTTGCACGTCTACCGGCGGCATCGATGTCACTGAAGTAACCCGTGGCGTTCATCTGGATAAGCGTCTTACCCCTATTCTCGAAGATGGCACTCGCATTGTCCCGTCCTTCACCACTTACATTGAAGCAGGCTGTGGCTTTGGGGGCAGCTGTTTTCCTAAGGACGTCAAGGCCTTGATTGCCTATGGCAAAAAACAAGGCAATGCCATGCAAATCTTAGACTCCGTGATTGCGGTCAATGAGAAGCAGCCAGCTCGGCTCATCACCTTACTGCAAAAACATTATCCTGATCTAAAAGGTGTCAAGGTTGCGGTGTTGGGCTATGCCTTCAAGCCAGGAACTGATGACATTCGCGAATCACCGGCCTTGCCAGTGACTCAAACCCTTCTAGATGCTGGGGCTGTTGTGCAGGGGTATGATCCCATTGCCCAACATGAAGCACAAAAAGTGTTTGGGGAAGGTACGGTAAACTTTTGCCCTGACGTAGATACGGCGATCGCTGGGGCCCAGGCCATTATCATTATTACCCGTTGGGCAGAGTTCAAAGCTCTACCGGAGATGATTGCTTCTCTGGAGCCTCAACCGGTGGTGATCGACGGACGACGTATGTTAGACAAGCATAGTGTTGCCATCTATGAGGGCATTGGCCTCTAGTTTTCTCCCAAGACATTAGGGAGAATGAGATCATCGAGGGATCACGAGTTAGTCTTGTGATCCCTAACCCAATCAGCGCAACTGTCTCTTTTGCCAATATGCAGGAGAGACTTGCCTTGGGAGAGGTATGGGCGATCGTCCTGGACTATCCCAGTACCTCATCAAATTCCTGCTAAAAAATCCGTTTAGGACGACAAATTAGTCTGGTCACCACGCTGATCTCTACCAATTTCGATGTAGAATCGACAAGGCGTTAACGATGGTTCAGTCATGGGCGAGCGACCGATTAAGAAATCAGAGCGGGCAGAACGTAGCAGCGCAGACCCGGCCAATACTCCTCAATCCCAAGACGAGCGTCGTTCGGATCGGGGCGGACAAGGAAAATCATCAGGACATCGAAAAGGACGGGGCGATCGCCAAGAAAAAACTCCTGCGGTGCCCCAGGCTCTGATGCGTGGGCCAAAACCAAAGCCAGCACCTGAACCACCAAAATTAGAAGAATCTACATCAGAATTAGAAGAATCTACATCAGAAACAGATGAGTCTGAAAGCAGTGGAACGAATGAAAGCGCTGACCATCCGTAAACTCCGCTGGGTCAGAGGCTCAGAGTAGCCTCCCTGGTCTTTCTACGATCCTACAATGATGAAGCCCGCAAAAGCGG
It contains:
- a CDS encoding UDP-glucose/GDP-mannose dehydrogenase family protein; its protein translation is MKVSVAGTGYVGLVSGVCLAEKGHQIICIDIDPVKVDKINQGIPPIYEDGLEDLLKKNIGQSLSATTNLRQAVLDTDISLIAVGTPFDGNEIDLKYIKTVARQIGEVIKDKTTYHTVVVKSTVVPGTTDEVVLPILEEASGKKAGVDFGVGMNPEFLKEGEAIEDFMYPDRIVYGGVNDKSIQVLQELYAVFEGVDQLATNCRTAEMIKYTANSLLATMISFSNEIANLCTSTGGIDVTEVTRGVHLDKRLTPILEDGTRIVPSFTTYIEAGCGFGGSCFPKDVKALIAYGKKQGNAMQILDSVIAVNEKQPARLITLLQKHYPDLKGVKVAVLGYAFKPGTDDIRESPALPVTQTLLDAGAVVQGYDPIAQHEAQKVFGEGTVNFCPDVDTAIAGAQAIIIITRWAEFKALPEMIASLEPQPVVIDGRRMLDKHSVAIYEGIGL